A window of the Dunckerocampus dactyliophorus isolate RoL2022-P2 chromosome 19, RoL_Ddac_1.1, whole genome shotgun sequence genome harbors these coding sequences:
- the rhag gene encoding ammonium transporter Rh type A, producing the protein MPAYATNMRLKFPIVALALEIITIILFAVFVVYDDGKGHGHDSHSNNTGHHDPPMELYPMFQDVHVMIFIGFGFLMTFLKRYGFSSVGVNLLLAAFGLQWGLLMQGIWHLDDGKIKINIFKIINADFSTATVLISFGAVLGKTSPVQLLIMTILEISIFSINEHLVATVMEANDVGASMIIHAYGAYFGLAVARMLYRPGLRNGHENDGSVYHSDLFAMIGTVFLWMFWPSFNSAIAEPGFTQLTAVINTYLSLAACVLSAYAISSLVEHKGKLDMVHIQNATLAGGVAVGTCADMNIGPFGAMLIGLVAGIVSTLGFKYLTPILASNLGIQDTCGVHNLHGMPGILGGLAGIVAVALGKKEGNAAMQAAALASSLGFALVGGAITGLIMKLPIWGQPPDQNCFDDSIYWEVPAEEEDNEESLAHADHSKNKAEV; encoded by the exons ATGCCTGCGTATGCCACCAACATGAGGCTGAAATTTCCCATCGTGGCCTTGGCTTTGGAGATTATCACCATCATCTTGTTTGCGGTCTTTGTGGTCTACGATGACGGCAAAGGTCACGGCCATGACTCACACTCCAACAACACGGGCCACCACGACCCGCCTATGGAGCTCTATCCCA TGTTCCAGGATGTCCACGTTATGATCTTCATCGGCTTCGGCTTCTTGATGACTTTCCTGAAGAGATACGGCTTCAGCAGCGTGGGCGTCAACTTGCTGCTGGCCGCCTTCGGCCTGCAGTGGGGCCTCCTCATGCAGGGCATCTGGCATCTGGATGATGGCAAGATTAAGATCAACATCTTCAA AATCATCAACGCGGACTTCAGCACAGCCACAGTCCTGATCTCCTTCGGAGCAGTTCTGGGTAAAACCAGCCCTGTTCAGCTGCTCATCATGACCATCCTGGAGATTAGTATCTTCTCCATAAACGAGCACCTGGTGGCAACAGTCATGGAG GCCAATGACGTTGGGGCCTCCATGATCATCCATGCCTACGGAGCTTATTTTGGTTTGGCCGTGGCTCGAATGCTTTACCGGCCGGGTCTCAGAAACGGGCACGAGAATGACGGATCCGTCTACCACTCTGATCTGTTTGCTATGATTG GGACCGTGTTCCTCTGGATGTTCTGGCCCAGTTTTAACTCAGCCATTGCCGAACCAGGCTTCACCCAGCTCACAGCCGTCATCAACACTTACCTCTCCCTGGCCGCCTGCGTGCTCTCTGCTTACGCAATCTCCAGCCTGGTGGAGCACAAAGGGAAACTGGACATG GTGCACATTCAGAATGCCACACTGGCTGGTGGCGTTGCCGTGGGGACGTGTGCAGACATGAACATTGGGCCATTTGGGGCGATGCTGATTGGATTAGTGGCTGGTATCGTTTCCACCCTGGGCTTCAAGTACCTGACT CCTATTCTGGCATCTAACCTGGGCATCCAGGACACCTGTGGTGTACACAATCTGCACGGCATGCCGGGCATCCTGGGAGGCTTGGCTGGTATCGTGGCTGTGGCTTTGGGTAAAAAAGA AGGGAATGCCGCCATGCAAGCTGCCGCCTTGGCTTCATCCCTTGGGTTTGCCCTGGTTGGAGGGGCTATTACAG GATTAATAATGAAGCTGCCTATCTGGGGACAACCTCCAGACCAGAACTGCTTCGATGACTCTATTTACTGGGAG GTCCctgcagaggaggaggacaacGAGGAGAGCTTGGCTCATGCAGATCACTCTAAGAACAAAGCAGAGGTTTAA
- the rd3 gene encoding protein RD3, translating into MASWFGWSEPYHRSPRRDPSDVVTDTLMVEFSWQLKEAERQQRERENEYRRMKTGVDYSWLASTPRSSYSLSTGEKLGLEDLCSKVPPSCCGLVILKFRDAIRASEPEVQEVSGLFRSVLLQAVDQMKEEQQAQRLARQWNNKRAMSTSLVNFRSRIRINPFGSTAGLTSADGAGLSDLKTVSEDVERCMEREERVWSMPDFRYKGTSGSKLV; encoded by the exons GTGGTCACCGACACGCTGATGGTGGAGTTCAGCTGGCAGCTGAAGGAGGCGGAGAGGCagcagagagagagggagaacgAGTACCGGCGCATGAAGACCGGCGTGGACTACAGCTGGCTGGCCAGCACACCTCGCTCATCCTACAGCCTCAGCACCGGGGAGAAGCTGGGCCTGGAGGACCTCTGCTCCAAGGTGCCGCCATCTTGCTGTGGACTGGTCATACTCAA GTTCCGTGATGCCATTCGAGCCAGCGAGCCCGAGGTACAGGAAGTGTCCGGCCTCTTCCGGTCTGTCCTCCTGCAGGCCGTGGACCAAATGAAGGAGGAGCAGCAAGCCCAGCGTCTCGCCCGCCAGTGGAACAACAAACGTGCTATGAGCACGTCCCTGGTGAACTTCAGGTCCCGCATCAGGATCAACCCGTTCGGCAGCACTGCGGGCCTGACGTCGGCAGACGGGGCCGGCCTGAGCGACCTGAAGACGGTGTCGGAGGACGTGGAAAGATGCATGGAGAGGGAGGAGAGGGTGTGGAGCATGCCGGACTTCAGATACAAAGGGACGAGCGGCAGTAAACTGGTCTGA